The Mastacembelus armatus chromosome 24, fMasArm1.2, whole genome shotgun sequence sequence CATGGTGAAGGACCTGTATGGCCCTGGAATGGACTGAACCTGGACAATCTGGTTTTTATCTGGCCAGCTAActccgcacacacacacaaaaatgattGTGTTTATTGAGACAATATCTTGGGACATATTTCTGATGGTAtttttagttctgttttttaAGTATCAGAGGAGAGAGTGACTGGGTTTTCTCTCAGCACATACCTCTGCTGTACACTTGACTTTGCtgtagcttttcttttcttgttttttttagaagGTGAATGGAGTCAGgatgtacaaaataaaacaaattcatttgGAACAGAGTAAGAGTGATGTATGTAGATGAATATAAAAGTTATTTACTGCTACCACCTGCAAAGACAGGTGCATGTGGACACTGACTTTTAAAATTTGACATTTCAGTCGGCTCCTTTCATTAACAGGCACTAGaataacacacaacacaatggCGTGGTATTTTGGCATGTTTAGCTTTCCGCACTGGAATCAATGGGTGCCACCAGTGCCTTGCCAGTCAACTCTGTTGCATCAAGCTCTGCCGAGTTTGACAAGAAAGAACAATGCTGCTGAGGCGGTTTTAGTTCTGTTCAAATGTTACATACATCTGGTGAAGACAAATCAGAACCTGTTTATCATCATGGTTTGAGTTAATCATGTTAACATTGCAATTAAATAGAAAACCCATTTGGAGTCAAGCATTCATTAATGGTTGGCAGTGGATGAATGAACAGTGGGATGTGTTCTCACTGGGCAGCTGTTGTATAATTGCACAATTTTGATTTATAGGGCAGGAAATTGAATATTAGTGTTacataaatttgtttttttaagacatCACAGTTAATCTTGTAgttttttctgtcatgcattCTTTGGCTGCAGTGTATGCTTGGAGGGGAAATTCCAAATGCCCGTACAGATCACTTGACTGTGTTtccacaaagaaaaagacatatttCAGTTACTCTTTGTCTCCTGCTTTGTGGGAGAAGTTCTTGTGGAAGACTTTGCAAGAcatctaaataataaaaacaaaataactgaatAACCAAAAAAGGTGTTAGCTTCAAAATTAATGTCACAGCTCCTATAATGTATTACCCAAGTGAAGAGTGCCAGCCTTTTCAGGAGACCCCTGATGATTGCCCTGTAAAAGTGTTTTACTGGCTCATTTGGCACAGCCTTTCCAATTACATCTCCATCAGTTACCTGTCTGTTGAACATTGACTGAATGCTGTGTTCAGCCACACTGTTACTGGAAAGGGTTTGTCATTTGAGCAATAGCCAGCAGTAAAGCATAAAAGAATAAGGCAGCGACTTATGCCTCATATAGATTTAAACTGCATGGGGTGATTGAAGCTGAACGGCCATGTGTAATTTCCCGGATGCCACCCCTGTGTCGtgactgtgctgtgctgtgtgttggtGTTGCAGTCCTGACGCAGTGAGGAATAGGCCACTGTCGGGCATTCTCTCCATGCTCGCTCACTCCTGCTTATCAGCTGTGAAATCTGAAAGGACTTTCCCCCCGCGCTTAGACTCGCTGAGTCTGTGCCGAGCTGATTTGTAGAGGAGCCAGACTTTGGTCTAATCTTCACTGACTGTAACAAGAAGAGAAGTATAGCAGGTTACTGAAGTGAAGATTATAGGAATTGTCTACAAAAATCAGTAAAGCAAGACAAAGGGGATCTGGGGTtgctgagtgttttttttttttttgtgtttgtgttccacCTCTCCACCAACTGTATGAATTGCCTAATTTCAGTCAATCCTGTAAATAATGTCTTCCCTGAAATTAGTCATCACTTTAATGAATGCAAATTTAATACAAATAGAGGGAAAATAGGGACTACTAGAACAACTGCAAATTAAACTGATGTTCCCAATAGCTTTACTTAGTGCCAACAAAAATGTTAGCACACTAATACTCTAAACCAAGGTGTGAACATTGTAAACATTAGATCTCCTTTGCACTGTTAGCATCTCTGGCGAGGATGTTGTTAGCATCATCACTGAGTGAGGATGTTGTTAGCGTCATCACTGAGTGAGGATGTAAGCATTATCAGTATGATGTTACCATCACTGACAATGTGAGGATGTTGTCAAAGTGGAgataattaaatttatttgcatagcaccaaatcacaataatgCTAGTGTTAGTGTTAAGCCAAAAGTGATCCTGGATTAAATCTCCACTTGTCCCTCTAATATCCATATATCAGACACTGCTGAGCTCAACAGACTTACAGGCTGGAAAATAAGTCGTTGGGGGCTGCTTTCATCgtattaatcatttatttatactgtaaacCCCATCATCCTGACTTCAGCATGAATGTTAGATTTATAACCTTACTACTGATGTACAACTATAGAGCACATGATTTCAATTCAATAATTTTAAtgacactgcattttttttaacacagttgtcatctttttttaagCCTGGAAGCAGAAAAATTCTCAAATAAGTAGTAATTTATGGTATGACTAAGACTGATGATCAATAATAAATGGTGTAGATACGATCAGTACAAACCGTAATGCCTGGCTTTAATTTCCTGTTCACGAGGGGACAGTATATTAACAGTCGTTAGTCGCTGCAAGTTTTCAGTACAAATGTCACATGACATGCTGCAGTTATATGGTTTGAGACGACTTTAAAATCCTAGCTCAAGCAATATTGTAAGTGAAGAAAGGCAAAGtcaagaaatacattttaaaaaaataaacattttcaagtcatttatattgatttataaAGCAAATATTACATCCATAAATAGCTTTATCTttcaagaaaataaatacacaaaaagtaGAAAATAGAAGGACCAAGGCAAGGTAAATGCACTGCAACTGCCCTGCAGTAAATTCTGCAAGTGAAGATGTTTTGAACTACTGCTTtagctgtttttcctctgaagtcaaatctattttacattttgggGCTGTACTAGGTGCCATTAAGAagtaaaaaaattatatataccACAAACACCAAATAATATAATGCAGTTCAGTACACCACCGCAAGCTACAGCCTCAAAGTGATAACTGTTGCTGACACTGTCAATAGAAAGATTTCAAAGGTAgcatttattacaggactgttaCACTGCATTGCAGTACTGGGAGCAGGGGTTTTGTATCTATTTACAGATTTAAGACATCTGAACACCCAGTGGATGGTTCAATCAATGCTATATGTTATCTTTACTTGTCAACAAGTGAAAAATTCCACAAATCCCTTGCCTTTTCCAGCCAAATATACACCAACACTGAGTATTTTATGTCAAGTACATAAGCGCTTACTGGAAATACAGGTTCTGTAAGCCCACTATAAATCTCAATGTGgacttttgcatgttttgtttgctgAGCAGTCAGTGGCCCAAGGTCAGTGGACTGGTTTTCACTAGAGGGTCTCAGGGCTCTTTCGTTTTCTACAGTTTATTAAGTGAGCTGCTGTTTCAATGACAAAAATAGCACTTACAATACTATATAAtgatacatatttatattaatttctAATCTTCTCCCATGGCAGCAAAGTGGCTATTGTTTACCCATGTAGGAAGCAGTGCAATTGAATATGTCCATGTAGTGGCTATAGTGGTTATAGCCATTATGGTCTCTTAGGATTGCGTTCTGTCAGTGGGAGTCTTCTCTGAGAGCAGAGCATACTCTGGCCTCCAGCTGGGCTGCTGAGGGACGAGCATCTGGGTTTGATGCCAACATGTCCAGAAGCAAGGAGCACATGGCCGGACCAGGAGGGGGTGGCAGCGGGGGCGCCCTTTTAAACTTCATAGGGATGCAGAGCTGGAGGTCAGCATTCTCCCACAAAGCTTCCCCCAGCGGCATCAACCAGCCTGAGCGACCCTTACACACATAGGCACCTGGAGGGGAAACACCAGGGAAGACACATAGTCATCACGCAGGAGTGACAGTCACGACAGACAGCACAGGGAGCCACTTGATCCCTTTGATTGTGGGCCACACTTGTGTTTGTAAGTCTCAGCTGGTGAAAAATCTACTTTTGGTAATTGCTGACAAAGCCCTGAAGTGCTCTTAAGAATACAATTGGGTAGATGTTCAAAACACACTGGGACAGTTGGTTAATGAGTTGCTCCAGTACAgaatgttttgttattaaacAGGAACAATACAATCCCAATTATCTGACAACAGAGAACCCAACTGAGGAAGTATCACAACAAATAAGAGttagctcagtgaaatgaaactgATCTCATAGAACTAATATTCATAGTGACATCTATTCAGAATATTACCCAAATATAAATAGTGAGTTAAAGGAAACACTTTTTTGTGATAACCATATTCAGAGatgcttttaatgtgaataaaAGGTGTTAAAAGATCCTTTAGCTTCTTTAGTATAATTAAAGCAAATGGGATGAACCTGACCACAGCAAAGGCTCTGAACAGAAATTATTTCAGACACCCACACAGGTGTTCCAAGTCTATTGGGCTGATCAGACTTTCGTAGTTGGGCAAAGTTGAAGTACCAAGATGaactttttctatttctttttttttacaccattaTGAAATTAATCCCTTGGGGTTTTGGCTGCTGATCAGAATAATTAGAAAAGATAATACTCTGGCCTTTAATATAACTTCAATCTGTCATTTGTCTTTGACATTTTCTAGACAACATGATTcattgaaaaaataattattagatttattaagattaaaaaaaaaaaaaaacagttagcATCCCAAAAATCATTACAGACGATTATCCATGAGAGTAATTCCAAATACATTAATTCATACTTTATCTCAAAGTTGAATTTTGCAGCACAgttagcaacacacacactatgcaAGTACAAATATTCTTCCCTTAATGATAGTCATCAAAAAAGGCTGATCTGAACACTGCAGATGAAGTCTAGAGTCCAGTGCTGTTCTGGCCTGGCCATCAATTCCTAGCCTGACTGAGCAAAAAGCCGAAAGGCACCGGGCTTCCACAGCTCGGGGAAAAACACATGAGGTTCTGCCTTGCTCCTTGACTACATTCTCTCCGCTTCCCTGCCTAGTCAAAtaactgtgtgggtgtgtgggtcttGAGAGAggataaagtaaaataatggaGCATTTTATCTGCCTGTGAAAAGCCTCTAGCTGCTTCTTCCCATTTCCTCACTGACGAAGAGGATTGTGACCAGGGCTGCTAAATTccattttgccttttttatttcaatcaCTGAAAGTGCTTTCTCTCTCCAATCATAACCAGTTTCATTCAGCCTAATGGAGTATCAGTGACTTGGGGAGGGTCTGAAGCACTAAACTTGGGAATAATGGCTCATATTCCCCTGCCAGCAGGTCGGCACTGGCCAGACCCATTTTTTTGAGAATAAAATGAGACATCTGTATAACTGCCTTTTCATTACTCTGTGACAGCAGAGCACAGAGCACGACCGGGCCTTGTGCCCTGTTCCATTAAGACACTTCCTGATCCTATGGCCACATGAGGTTCTGACcgaaaaatacaacatttaaaaaataagagatAAAAAAATCTCAATCCAGTTCTGCACAGCTATACCTGAATGCTCAGCACAGTGCCTCTCCTTGCTCAAACCAAACTAGCCAGGACTTTGCAGCCTTTATGATCCAGTTCAAACACAGAGTAATTGATGTTATAATGTATACTGATGCTCGTTAAAAACACTGGGTCAGCAGTGATCAGGTGGTTAACGAAAAGATCAAAAAGTGCAGCTTATTCTGAAGAATAAGCTCAGATGCTGCCAACAACAGCATGTCTAGTGCAGGGAAGCTGAATTACATACTGTCACCTTTTGTTATAAAAAAACAGACCTACTTAGCACATCAGAATACACACTGCATAAATCATCCTTCACCTCTCTGCCATTTAGATTCATAATTGCACTATCCATCATTGATGAATGTATGATGTATAACGTGACATTTTTAATACGTGCCAGTTAATGAAGTCAAACTTGATTCGGTGTGACACATCTTCAGCCTGCCTGACCACATACCCAACCTTTCTGAAAGCAACATGATTGGTAAGCAGGATACAACATGCCATTGCTAAACTAATGTGTTACCATACTGGTTACCTTTGCCcctatatatctatagatattAAAACCTGCATTCACATTGCACAAGTGTAATGTGAATTTGTATCTTGGCTACCCTCATCTGATGTGACCTTCCTTGTTTTGGTGCCCTCAACTCTCCATTGTATACTTACCAAGTTGTTCCTGTGTGGTCCCTTCTTCCACAAAAGTAATTCTCTCCAGGACAGCCCAAAACATCACACCCAGGGAGAAGATGTCTGCCTGGGCTGTGTAGGTCAGGCCACCCCACACCTCTGGAGCCATGTAGAAATCAGAGCCACAGGTGGAAGAGAAGTGCTGCCTGGTCAGATCACCATCCACCAGACCTTCACTCATCTTGCTCAGACCAAAGTCTGCCACCTAGAGTACGAACAGGGAGATTACTTCAAAATCAAATAGTGACACTTCATGTTTCGTCATTTCGTCAACATTTGTCACTAATATGTTAACCAGACTTTCTGATTTTTATCTTTCAAGGCTATACCTTGGGGAAAAGGtgcacagtaaaaaataatgtCTAGATATTTGATGTTTTGGATTGGTGACACTTGAACTTGGACTACATGTCAATAGAAAGTAGGGATGACATGATCAAATAATTCACAATCAGTgacaaatttgtattttttaactgCTTAGCttgtttgtaaataaaaataagcatGAAGTTAAAATGCAAGAGAGACCTGACACATTAAGGCTTCCGCCCAGCAATACTGTTTACTGATACTTTATGGACcaattaatatataaataaatcaattataaaatatattttttttaaaaattaaaaaaaaaatcagcccaTTATCAAACTTAGATCTGGGCatgaaaaagccaaaaaaaaaaaaactttttataaGAACAACAATATGCCTACCTTGATAACAGGCCCTTTTGGTGTGACACAGACCAGCACGTTGTCAGGTTTCAGGTCTCTGTGAGTGATACCGAGGCTATGCAGGAAGGCCACAGCACTGCACAGCTGTCGAACCACACTGTGGTTATGTTGGGCATCTGGCGGCCTGGACAGCAGATACTGATTCAAATCACCCCCATCACAGTACTCCATCACAAGCCACAGGGCCAGGCATCGCAGGGTTCTCGGCTGATCTTCCTCTCTCTGGGCCGGTCTCTTCCTGGCTCTGTTTTGAGGCCTCTGTGGGGTTGTAGAATCAGGCTCACTTAGTTCAGTCTTGTCCTGAAGCTTACCCCTGGCCTGGACAGTGTTAGTCCTGTCTTGAAGACTGGAGACAGAGGTAGTTGTCCTCCGGGCGTTAGCCTGGGCATTATTCCTCTCCTGACTTTGTGGTGCACTAACTACACTGCCCTTCAGCACGCTCTCAACTAgagacacaggcagtttccctGGCTTTAGGGGCTTCAAACTTTGTGGCCCTGTCTGCAGGAGACAGCTGTGGAGTGCGATGACATTGACATGGTTCTTGGCTGTGGCTCTCATGGCCCACAGCTCTTGCAGGTAGAGTTCAATGCACTCTGGATTGCTGCAGGGTAAGCGCTTGATAGCCACCCTCTGTCCACTTTTGGCCATATGGCCCTCGAAGACCACACCATAGCTGCCTCGTCCTACCTCCTTCTCTAAAGTGTAAAGTTCCTCCATCTGTCACCCAAGCACCACCTGATGTGAGAAAACAACTGACGTTAGTATATGATTTAAAATGCGTGTATTTAACGTACATACCTGCTACATGAATGCCCAGCACAAACTACCGTAGCACTCACGTTTTAAAACAGCTAACGACACTTAGCCAGCGGTCCCTCAGGTTAGGTTTGAAGGCCACACAATCAAACTGCACCGGGGTTCATTCACACGTCGTAAACATGTAAGTTAACGTTACTAAAGTTAACGATAGCAGCTGCTCACTCCCAAAACTACTCGTAGTTTCAGGCCAAAGGTAACAGAAACAACACCGAAGTGCGTTATTTGAGCAGTATATTAAATGTCCGTATGACGTCAGGTGCTAACATGGCGCTGACTCGCTTCTACAACGGAAGCGAAACAAAAAATTAGGTCTCGTTGATGTTGTTCTAAACTTACCCGCAACACTAGAGGTTTCAGCCACAAATGGACTGTCGAGTCTCAAATCTACTTCACTCCCAGGTCGCCTCACACCATGTTCAAAGAATTTTTCTTCTTAttgtaaacaaacagctgagacgaaaacacagaacaaacactgaacaaacacCCCTGAACTTCCGCGTCTAAATTCGGAGCGTCCCGCTCTGTGTTTGCGTGCGCCGTGATTGGCTAAGGAGTTTCCGCCGCCTGTTGTAATTGGTTGGTAGTAGAAGCAAAGAGTGTCATTTGATTCGGATTGTCCAAGGAGCTGAAGGCGATGCTGAAGAGGAACTGGTCAGGTGGTCTGGGTGCCTGCTCTAATTGTAGTTCTGGAAACAGTTATGggaaaagcatttattttaagGAATAACAGTGTACACTCACTTTATTACCCACATCCAACAGCCCAGCCATAACATCTGGTGCTCATAACGTGACAGATGTTGGTAATATAGTTGTAGATATAGTGTAGATACACGATCCTTATtgaagtgaaattaaatgttgtATTGGACTTAATTATTGTCAGATGCATCTCTACTGTGCTCCACATTAAAGTACATAAGGGTGTTATTAGGATCCTGTTCAGCTACACAGGTATAGGCTTAATGAAGTGCTCATTTCGTGTATTTCAATGAGATGAAGTGATTTAGCTTAATTACAGTGCTTAATGTCTTGAGTTTGTCATAATTATCACAGgtatattgtattttgtatgtACTGTAGTTAGAAATAGCAACATTAATGATGTGTCTCgtttcatttgaatttaaaaaaccaCAACATAAGCATTAGGGTATAATTTTACCATCCCTTTCCCTACATAGGTTACAGAGAGATAGAATAACCTGGTTACAAGAATTTTCACCTATTTTGTTACAGTGACAGTTCAGGACACATTAGATTAAAACAGATGCAGCAGAttactgcattaaaaacaggttttagacgtgtgaggatgatgaggatgaatcACTAGTGTATTATAAGGTACAACATTTTTGTAATCAGgctatttcatttaaaaaaaaaaaaaaagttctgaaaGTGGAAAAATACCAAACTTCCTCCATTGCTACAGTTCCATTTAGTTACAAAAGACCTTCTGAACAAAAcgtacacagaaacacacaatgaGTGGGTGCTGCATCAGTATCGACTGTTTTTTGGTGGAGGAGCAGCAAGAGTGGTGATGACAGAtaacagtatttgtgtgtgtgtgtgtgtgtgtgtgtgtgtgtgtgtgtgagagagtgtgtgtgtgtgtgtgtgtgtgtgtgtgtgtgtgtgtgtgtgtttgttcttctgAGAGAATATAATAGGAAACAAGGTGATTCATTGTGCTGAAGCACACCGGGAAAGAAAAGAGCAGCATTGAAGTGTGCATGTACGTATGAGAACCATAACTTTTATCAGTGATTCCAATCATGAATACTCTTCATTACTTAAGGAATATGGAGCCAGTCACACTTCACTTGTTTTTATCTTGAAGCAAATACCCTCTCTTCTATTACCATATCTCACTTGCTGGGACAGTTATCTGGATGCAGACACGTTGCCTATAGAAGGCATTCTGGCTGGAGGatttattatgaaatattttgcGGGAACCACACAAAGCCGCAGTTGAATTTCCTGACAAATTCAATAAAGCTTTCCAGGCACCCCAAAAAGATCCTAATGAGTAAAATAAGAATTATAGTTTTAATTACCTCTGTTTTCAGACTAATTGTTTTTCTCTGGGGGCTTTGCTTGCTAATTATAGAGTCCACCAAAGGAGGGGGggcaaaaataattatttcctTGATTGA is a genomic window containing:
- the LOC113137664 gene encoding serine/threonine-protein kinase pdik1l-B, giving the protein MEELYTLEKEVGRGSYGVVFEGHMAKSGQRVAIKRLPCSNPECIELYLQELWAMRATAKNHVNVIALHSCLLQTGPQSLKPLKPGKLPVSLVESVLKGSVVSAPQSQERNNAQANARRTTTSVSSLQDRTNTVQARGKLQDKTELSEPDSTTPQRPQNRARKRPAQREEDQPRTLRCLALWLVMEYCDGGDLNQYLLSRPPDAQHNHSVVRQLCSAVAFLHSLGITHRDLKPDNVLVCVTPKGPVIKVADFGLSKMSEGLVDGDLTRQHFSSTCGSDFYMAPEVWGGLTYTAQADIFSLGVMFWAVLERITFVEEGTTQEQLGAYVCKGRSGWLMPLGEALWENADLQLCIPMKFKRAPPLPPPPGPAMCSLLLDMLASNPDARPSAAQLEARVCSALREDSH